A genomic region of Plasmodium malariae genome assembly, chromosome: 14 contains the following coding sequences:
- the PmUG01_14069700 gene encoding mRNA methyltransferase, putative, whose amino-acid sequence MKNPNSEDPKDSIHKNINSANFKTNIINSNKGNVNFNQPNFQNCVPYNNAKQSNNNVAYHQYANKNYANPSSYVNNSNSNSNATPNFPKIMNYSNSGNFTNSYNKNYNYDYNLNYPNAGGNSNNKDNNGSSSHQISSSHNINSNPYINSSPYSSSNPYSSSNPYSSSNPYSSSNPYSSSNHQGSVKDPVNYYISMNMNNSSMNNPVNHNMSTAPNNNMPNNMYTNKNYNFAKSPYINYAHGNTNIIKNGSTNNAYSIMPTADSLNIEGQNTFSYDKNLKNTKYGGVNNNNEKGKSILPDFNKSNYPYINYNVNSSVKMNGISSSNVKNNSSNSAMYINYSHRSSGNLSSNCNSGSNKCSTMRNHKAVVPPPNMGIFPPSTNNSAYSFINGSNSSSSTKNVNNMNNNVNNNMNNNMNNNMNNNMNNNMNNNMNNNMNNNMNNNINNNMNNNMNNNINNNINNNVNNINSINNMSSSTTSSNNFHGQKNNSVLYAPAPPSDKDCMKYDKRNSAAMHTSEDTIMKDMKKHDHFFYENSQSLQYSRQALPTRSHGGIHSKTYQNERSTNSINRLNSASNVGSVSNFNIANDMYNLNNSNYVNNFKHMSNDPNTGPGNNSNKGPNNNPNGILNDIPNNSPNNNQSSYFANVDSSNSRTSSNVNMKKEENCKSNTCNINVDGRERLQNDYNQNFVNTGERPQNFIRDSDENKRFTKYPKLKQLLELKNIIIKKRSTPARYISCDLRTFELGSLDIKFDVILIDPPWKEYYDRKIHNLDILNNMHIDNYDLNNDINDEKDKYWSLDDIGNLEIEKIAEIPSFLFLWCGVTHLEDARILLNRWGYRRCEDICWLKTNINEKNKKIKYLNEINNENSYLQRTTEHCLVGIKGAVRRSYDIHLIHANLDTDVIIAEETDENIYNNNKPEELYKIIEKFCLGRRKIELFGTNRNIRNGWLTLGKNMDTTLFNKEEYISWFEGDIAWPEATSYVGGKYMGTTSEIENLRPKSPPRNANG is encoded by the coding sequence ATGAAAAACCCCAATAGTGAAGATCCGAAGGACAGTATCCATAAAAACATTAACTCGGCAAATTTCAAAACGAACATAATTAATAGCAACAAAGGAAACGTAAATTTTAACCAACCAAATTTCCAAAATTGTGTTCCTTATAATAATGCTAAGCAGTCGAATAATAACGTGGCATACCATCAGTATGCAAATAAAAACTATGCCAATCCAAGTAGTTatgttaataatagtaacagtaatagtaatgcTACCCCGAATTTCCccaaaattatgaattacAGTAATAGCGGGAATTTTACaaatagttataataaaaattataattacgATTATAATTTGAATTACCCGAATGCAGGtggtaacagtaataataaagataataatGGCAGTAGTAGTCATCAAATCAGTAGCAGTCATAACATTAATAGTAACCCCTACATCAATAGTAGCCCCTACAGTAGTAGTAACCCCTACAGCAGTAGTAACCCCTACAGCAGTAGTAACCCCTACAGTAGTAGTAACCCCTACAGTAGTAGTAATCATCAGGGAAGTGTAAAGGATCCAGTGAACTATTATATAAGCATGAACATGAATAATAGTAGTATGAATAACCCTGTGAACCACAATATGAGCACAGCCCCAAACAATAATATGCCAAACAATATGTATACGAACAAAAACTATAACTTTGCTAAATCcccttatataaattatgcaCACGGTAAtactaatattataaaaaatggtaGCACCAATAATGCTTACTCAATAATGCCAACAGCAGACAGCCTAAATATTGAAGGACAAAACACTTTTTCGTATGACAAGAATTTAAAGAATACAAAATATGGAGGtgtgaataataataatgaaaagggtaaaagtatattaccagattttaataaaagtaattatccatacataaattataacgTAAATAGTAGTGTAAAGATGAATGGTATATCTAGCTCTAATGTAAAAAACAATAGCAGTAACAGTGctatgtacataaattataGTCATAGAAGTAGTGGTAATTTGAGCAGCAATTGCAACAGTGGTAGTAATAAATGCAGCACTATGCGAAATCACAAGGCAGTTGTTCCTCCGCCAAATATGGGTATTTTTCCCCCAAGCACGAATAACAGTGCATATAGCTTCATAAATggtagtaatagtagtagtagtactAAAAATGtcaataatatgaataataatgtgaataataatatgaataataatatgaataataatatgaataataatatgaataataatatgaataataatatgaataataatatgaataataatatgaataataatattaataataatatgaataataatatgaataataatattaataataatattaataataatgttaataatattaatagtattaataatatgagTAGTAGTACCACCAGTAGCAATAATTTCCATGGGCAAAAAAATAACTCAGTCTTATATGCACCAGCTCCTCCGAGTGACAAGGACTGTATGAAGTATGACAAAAGAAATAGTGCAGCGATGCATACCTCTGAGGATACTATTATGAAAGATATGAAAAAACatgatcattttttttatgaaaattcaCAAAGCCTACAGTATTCGAGGCAAGCCTTGCCTACCCGCAGCCATGGTGGCATACACAGTAAGACATATCAAAATGAAAGGAGCACAAACAGTATAAACCGCTTAAACAGTGCAAGCAATGTGGGTAGTGTGAGCAACTTTAATATTGCAAATGATATGTACAATTTGAACAATtcaaattatgtaaataatttcaaGCACATGAGTAACGACCCGAATACTGGTCCAGGTAACAACTCGAATAAAGGACCGAATAACAATCCGAATGGCATCCTGAATGATATCCCGAATAACAGCCCAAATAACAACCAGAGTAGCTATTTTGCGAACGTTGATTCTAGTAACAGTAGGACGTCGTCAAatgtaaatatgaaaaaagaagagaattGCAAAAGTAATACTTGCAATATTAATGTAGATGGTCGAGAAAGACTACAGAATGATTATAatcaaaattttgtaaatacaGGAGAGAGACCACAAAATTTCATAAGAGATagtgatgaaaataaaagatttaCAAAATACCCAAAACTTAAACAGTTATTAGAactgaaaaatattattataaagaaaaggTCAACACCTGCTCGATATATTAGCTGTGACTTGAGAACATTTGAATTAGGAAGTTTAGACATAAAATTTGATGTGATTCTAATAGATCCACCATGGAAAGAATATTATGATAGAAAAATACATAACttagatatattaaataatatgcatatagataattatgatttaaataatgatataaatgatgaaaaagataaatattgGTCTTTAGATGATATAGGAAATTTGGAAATTGAAAAGATTGCAGAAATAccatcttttctttttttatggtGTGGAGTAACACATTTAGAGGATGCaagaattttattaaatagatGGGGATATCGAAGATGTGAAGATATATGTTGGTTGAAaactaatataaatgaaaaaaataaaaaaattaaatacttaaatgaaataaataatgaaaattcttATTTACAAAGAACAACGGAGCATTGCTTAGTTGGCATCAAAGGAGCGGTTAGAAGGTCATAcgatattcatttaattcatGCAAATTTAGATACAGATGTTATTATAGCTGAAGAGACagatgaaaatatttataataataacaaaccAGAGgaattatacaaaattattgaaaaattcTGTTtaggaagaagaaaaatcGAATTATTTGGTACtaatagaaatataagaaatggGTGGTTAACCCTAGGTAAAAATATGGATACAACTTTGTTTAATAAAGAAGAGTATATAAGCTGGTTCGAAGGGGATATCGCCTGGCCTGAAGCCACATCTTATGTAGGGGGGAAATATATGGGTACGACAAGTGAAATTGAAAATCTGCGCCCTAAATCGCCTCCAAGAAACGCAAATGGGTAG
- the PmUG01_14069800 gene encoding serine hydroxymethyltransferase: MFNNDPLESLDKELYDILVDEEKRQRETINLIASENLMNNGVRECLGNRVSNKYSEGYPRKRYYGGNDYIDKIEELCCKRALEAFNVSDEEWGVNVQPLSGSAANVQALYALVGVKGKIMGMHLCSGGHLTHGFFDEKKKVSITSDMFESKLYKCNSEGYVDFDNVHEMALSFKPKVIICGYTSYPRDIDYKKFRAICDEVGAYLLADISHISSFVACNLLNNPFIYADVVTTTTHKILRGPRSALIFFNKKKNPGLDQKINSAVFPSFQGGPHNNKIAAVACQLKEVHSDFFKEYTKQVLLNSKALAQYLINNNIDLVTNGTDNHLIVVDLRKYGITGSKLQETCNSINVALNKNTIPSDVDCVSPSGIRIGTPAMTTRGAKEKDMKFIADILARAIKITVDLQQQFGKKLVDFKKGLTNNADIDQLKKEVVQWAGNLPFP, encoded by the exons ATG TTTAACAATGACCCTTTGGAAAGTTTGGACAAGGAGCTGTATGATATATTAGTGGACGAGGAAAAAAGACAGAGAGAAACTATAAATCTCATTGCTTCAGAG AATCTAATGAACAATGGAGTGCGCGAATGCTTGGGAAATCGCGTGAGCAACAAATACTCGGAAGGATACCCAAGGAAGAGGTATTACGGAGGTAACGACTACATTGATAAGATTGAAGAGCTGTGTTGTAAAAGAGCATTGGAAGCATTCAATGTAAGTGATGAAGAATGGGGGGTTAATGTTCAACCCTTGTCAGGATCTGCTGCTAATGTACAAGCCTTATATGCTTTAGTAGGAGTAAAAGGGAAAATTATGGGTATGCATCTATGTTCTGGAGGGCACTTAACACATGGTTtttttgatgaaaaaaaaaaggtatcaATAACATCTGATATGTTTGAatctaaattatataaatgtaatagtGAGGGATATGTAGACTTTGATAATGTTCATGAAATGGCATTATCATTTAAACCAAAGGTAATAATATGTGGTTATACAAGTTACCCTAGAGATATAGATTACAAAAAGTTTCGTGCTATTTGCGATGAAGTAGGGGCATATTTACTAGCAGATATTTCACATATATCAAGTTTTGTTGCATGCAATTTGCTAAATAatccatttatatatgcagaTGTAGTAACTACAACtacacataaaatattaagaggACCTAGAAGTgctcttatattttttaacaaaaaaaaaaatccagGATTagatcaaaaaattaatagtgCAGTTTTTCCAAGTTTTCAAGGTGGAcctcataataataaaatagctGCTGTTGCTTGTCAGTTGAAAGAAGTACATTctgatttttttaaagaatatacaAAACAAGTCTTACTAAATAGTAAAGCTTTAGcacaatatttaattaataacaaCATTGATCTTGTTACTAATGGTACCGATAATCATCTTATTGTTGTagatttaagaaaatatggTATTACAGGATCGAAATTACAAGAAACATGCAATTCTATTAATGTagctttaaataaaaatactattcCTTCTGATGTGGATTGTGTATCACCAAGTGGTATCCGTATAGGTACTCCTGCTATGACTACTAGAGGAGCTAAAGAAAAGGATATGAAATTTATTGCTGACATATTGGCGAgagcaataaaaataactgtAGATCTACAACAACAGtttggaaaaaaattagtggattttaaaaaaggtcTTACCAATAACGCGGATATTGATCAGTTAAAAAAGGAGGTCGTTCAGTGGGCGGGCAATTTGCCTTTCCCCTGa
- the PmUG01_14069900 gene encoding ATP synthase subunit beta, mitochondrial, putative has protein sequence MHRLRLFRGCINRKVGIPTKCCNPKIHFRCISSNENLNLKKNANTSNRSGEGVGKSNEVNKGSGGKGSTKIGKISQVIGAVVDVEFEDTPPSILNALEVEIDNKKLILEVAQHLGNKVVRTIAMDATDGLVRGQQVSDSGKPISVPVGKETLGRIMNVIGEPIDECGDIKYKKMLPIHRDPPLFTDQSTEPALLITGIKVVDLIAPYAKGGKIGLFGGAGVGKTVLIMELINNVAKKHGGYSVFAGVGERTREGNDLYHEMITTGVIKKKKIGNNNEYDFNGSKAALVYGQMNEPPGARARVALTGLTVAEYFRDEENQDVLLFVDNIYRFTQAGSEVSALLGRIPSAVGYQPTLSTDLGALQERITTTKNGSITSVQAVYVPADDLTDPAPATTFSHLDATTVLSRSIAELGIYPAVDPLDSTSRMLTPDIVGAEQYEVARNVQQILQDYKSLQDIIAILGIDELSEQDKLTVARARKVQRFLSQPFAVAEVFTGKPGRFVELEDTIKGFSELLKGDCDDLPEMAFYMVGGMDEVKSKAVEMAKQIS, from the coding sequence ATGCACAGACTCAGATTATTTAGGGGGTGTATTAACAGAAAAGTTGGTATACCAACAAAATGTTGTAACCCGAAGATTCATTTCCGTTGTATTAGTAGTAATGAAAATCtaaatctaaaaaaaaatgcaaatacGTCGAACAGAAGCGGTGAAGGAGTAGGTAAGAGTAATGAAGTTAACAAAGGTAGTGGGGGTAAAGGAAGTACGAAAATAGGAAAGATATCACAAGTAATAGGAGCTGTTGTGGATGTCGAATTTGAAGACACGCCGCCATCTATTTTAAATGCACTAGAAGTTGAAATAGATAAtaagaaattaattttagAAGTAGCGCAGCATTTAGGTAATAAGGTAGTTAGAACAATAGCTATGGATGCAACGGATGGTTTGGTAAGAGGACAACAAGTGTCTGATAGTGGAAAACCTATTAGTGTGCCTGTAGGTAAAGAAACGTTAGGCAGAATTATGAATGTTATAGGAGAACCTATTGATGAGTGTGGagatattaaatataaaaagatgtTACCTATACATAGAGATCCACCATTATTTACAGATCAGAGTACAGAACCTGCACTGTTAATAACTGGAATTAAAGTTGTTGATTTAATAGCTCCATATGCTAAAGGAGGAAAAATTGGTTTATTTGGAGGTGCAGGAGTAGGTAAGACTGTATTAATTATGGAGTTAATCAATAACGTTGCAAAGAAACATGGTGGATATTCCGTTTTTGCAGGAGTTGGTGAAAGAACAAGAGAAGGAAATGATTTATACCACGAAATGATAACAACTggtgttattaaaaaaaaaaaaattggaaataataatgaatatgaTTTTAATGGTTCTAAAGCTGCATTAGTATATGGACAAATGAATGAACCACCTGGTGCTCGTGCAAGAGTAGCATTAACAGGATTAACTGTTGCTGAATATTTCAGAGATGAAGAAAATCAagatgtattattatttgtagataatatatatagatttaCACAAGCAGGTTCAGAAGTTTCTGCTTTATTAGGGCGCATACCATCAGCTGTAGGTTATCAACCGACATTATCAACTGATTTAGGTGCATTACAAGAAAGAATtacaacaacaaaaaatgGTTCTATTACATCTGTTCAAGCAGTTTATGTACCTGCTGATGATCTAACTGATCCTGCTCCTGCAACCACTTTTTCACATCTAGATGCAACAACTGTTTTATCAAGATCTATAGCGGAATTAGGTATATATCCAGCTGTCGATCCATTAGATTCAACTTCACGTATGTTGACACCAGATATTGTTGGAGCTGAACAGTATGAAGTGGCAAGAAATGTACAACAAATATTACAAGATTATAAATCTCTTCAAGATATTATTGCTATTTTAGGTATTGATGAATTATCGGAACAGGATAAATTGACCGTTGCCAGGGCAAGAAAGGTACAGAGATTCTTATCTCAACCATTTGCTGTTGCAGAAGTTTTTACTGGAAAACCAGGTAGATTTGTTGAACTTGAAGATACAATAAAAGGATTTTCAGAGCTCCTCAAAGGGGATTGTGATGACTTACCTGAAATGGCATTTTACATGGTTGGTGGAATGGACGAGGTTAAGTCCAAGGCCGTCGAGATGGCCAAGCAGATATCCTAG